The Pseudarthrobacter sulfonivorans genome includes a window with the following:
- a CDS encoding sugar ABC transporter substrate-binding protein, whose amino-acid sequence MQAFAASNPDVDAIYSACGPPVLGAIEARKKSDPFKPGLLLVGFDALPDEANAILAGTETASIAQFPKKWAPPR is encoded by the coding sequence ATGCAGGCCTTCGCCGCTTCCAATCCCGACGTGGACGCCATCTACAGCGCCTGCGGACCGCCCGTCCTGGGAGCCATCGAAGCTCGCAAAAAGTCTGATCCGTTCAAGCCGGGCCTGCTGCTCGTGGGATTCGACGCCCTCCCGGACGAGGCCAATGCCATCCTGGCTGGCACAGAAACAGCAAGCATCGCCCAGTTCCCGAAAAAATGGGCACCACCGCGGTGA
- a CDS encoding FAD-binding oxidoreductase, whose product MGSLVEELAGALGSGQVSTEAELLARYAVDQAPVLDFQLPEAVVFARSVADVQAVVRLCAAHNVAVVARGAGTGVSGGAHASRNCVVLSLERMNRILDLNPDDETAVVEPGVVNAALNEAAAEHGLMYAPDPASFRSSTIGGNVATNAGGLRCAKYGVTRDSVLALDVVLADGSLIHTGHQTFKGVAGYDLTGLFVGSEGTLGIVVGATVRLKYLPRDVHTIAAFYADFRQAAAGVLAVGRARVQPAIMELLDGGTLAQLDDLHGSDLSSRGRSLLLIQTDGFGAAAEADVVRSVLAAGGATVSTESTAEAEQLVELRRNSRGVEVDDEYRVGEDVAVPRSRLVDYVAALEDLAATHGVSLKVVAHAGDGNLHPTFWIDRQDSAVDADAMARLNLALDASIEAALEMGGTITGEHGIGQYKLRWLGLEQAEPVRELQRRIKELFDPAGILNPGKAI is encoded by the coding sequence GTGGGCAGCTTGGTTGAAGAGCTGGCGGGCGCCCTCGGGTCAGGGCAGGTCAGTACCGAAGCGGAACTGCTCGCGAGATATGCAGTGGACCAGGCTCCTGTCCTGGATTTCCAGCTCCCCGAAGCGGTGGTCTTTGCCAGGTCAGTTGCGGACGTACAGGCCGTAGTGAGGCTCTGTGCCGCACATAACGTCGCCGTGGTGGCCCGCGGAGCGGGAACGGGCGTTTCCGGAGGGGCGCACGCGAGCAGGAACTGCGTAGTCCTGTCCCTGGAACGGATGAACCGCATTCTTGACCTCAACCCGGACGACGAGACCGCCGTCGTCGAACCCGGCGTGGTCAACGCCGCCCTCAACGAGGCCGCCGCAGAGCACGGCCTGATGTACGCGCCGGATCCGGCGAGCTTCCGTTCCTCGACGATCGGCGGCAACGTTGCCACGAATGCCGGGGGACTGCGCTGCGCCAAGTACGGCGTCACCCGCGACTCGGTATTGGCGTTGGATGTCGTCCTGGCCGACGGGTCCCTCATCCACACCGGCCACCAGACATTCAAAGGCGTTGCGGGCTACGACCTGACGGGACTGTTTGTGGGCTCTGAGGGCACTCTGGGGATCGTGGTGGGGGCGACCGTCCGGCTGAAGTACCTGCCCCGTGACGTGCACACCATCGCCGCGTTCTACGCGGACTTCAGGCAGGCCGCTGCCGGCGTCCTGGCGGTGGGCCGGGCCCGCGTGCAGCCGGCCATCATGGAACTGCTCGACGGCGGGACGCTGGCCCAGCTGGACGACCTCCACGGCTCCGACCTGAGCTCCCGTGGCCGTTCGCTGCTCCTGATTCAGACCGACGGGTTCGGGGCAGCGGCGGAGGCCGACGTCGTGCGTTCCGTTCTCGCGGCCGGCGGGGCAACGGTGAGCACGGAATCCACGGCGGAAGCCGAGCAGCTCGTGGAACTCCGCCGGAACAGCCGGGGCGTGGAAGTGGATGACGAATACCGTGTGGGCGAGGACGTGGCCGTGCCGCGCTCACGGCTGGTGGATTACGTGGCGGCGCTGGAAGACCTCGCGGCAACGCACGGCGTGAGCCTGAAGGTGGTGGCGCACGCGGGAGATGGCAACCTGCACCCTACGTTCTGGATCGACCGCCAGGACAGCGCCGTGGACGCTGACGCCATGGCCCGGCTGAACCTTGCCCTGGACGCCTCCATCGAGGCTGCGCTGGAAATGGGCGGCACCATCACCGGCGAGCACGGGATCGGGCAGTACAAGCTGCGCTGGCTGGGCCTGGAGCAGGCGGAACCCGTCAGGGAGCTCCAGCGCAGGATCAAGGAACTCTTTGACCCGGCCGGCATCCTGAACCCGGGCAAGGCCATCTAG
- a CDS encoding ABC transporter ATP-binding protein → MATVTFDNATRLYPGTEKPAVDKLNIEIADGEFLVLVGPSGCGKSTSLRMLAGLEDVNAGRILIGDRDVTDVPPKDRDIAMVFQNYALYPHMTVADNMGFALKIAGVSKEERAERVREAAKLLDLEPYLDRKPKALSGGQRQRVAMGRAIVRNPQVFLMDEPLSNLDAKLRVQTRTQIASLTRRLGVTTVYVTHDQVEAMTMGDRVAVLKDGLLMQVDTPRNLYDKPKNVFVAGFIGSPAMNLLELPVVDGGVQFGGTVYPVPRNILEEAHGSTVTLGSRPEDLEQAAQGEGLQVEVDVVEELGADAYVYGHTTLDGKDHDIVARVDGRRPPLKGDTIFVRPQSGHVHLFDTKTGLRLGA, encoded by the coding sequence GTGGCTACAGTTACTTTTGATAACGCTACGCGTCTGTACCCGGGCACAGAGAAGCCCGCTGTTGACAAGCTCAACATCGAAATCGCCGATGGCGAATTTCTGGTCCTCGTAGGACCCTCCGGTTGCGGTAAGTCCACCTCCCTGCGCATGCTCGCAGGCCTTGAGGACGTCAACGCCGGCCGGATTCTTATTGGCGACCGCGATGTCACCGATGTTCCGCCGAAGGACCGCGACATCGCGATGGTTTTCCAGAACTACGCGCTGTACCCGCACATGACGGTTGCAGACAACATGGGCTTCGCGCTGAAGATCGCCGGCGTCTCCAAGGAAGAGCGCGCCGAGCGTGTCCGTGAAGCCGCCAAGCTTCTTGACCTCGAGCCGTACCTGGACCGCAAGCCGAAGGCACTTTCCGGTGGCCAGCGCCAGCGTGTTGCCATGGGCCGCGCCATCGTGCGTAACCCGCAGGTGTTCCTCATGGATGAGCCGCTTTCCAACTTGGACGCCAAGCTCCGTGTCCAGACCCGTACGCAGATCGCATCCCTGACCCGTCGCCTCGGCGTCACCACCGTCTACGTCACCCACGACCAGGTCGAGGCCATGACCATGGGTGACCGCGTGGCTGTGCTGAAGGACGGCCTGCTGATGCAGGTCGACACCCCGCGCAACCTCTACGACAAGCCCAAGAACGTCTTTGTTGCTGGCTTCATCGGCTCCCCCGCCATGAACCTGCTCGAACTGCCCGTGGTCGACGGCGGCGTCCAGTTCGGCGGAACGGTTTACCCCGTACCGCGCAACATCCTCGAAGAGGCCCACGGCAGCACCGTCACCTTGGGCAGCCGCCCCGAGGACCTCGAGCAGGCCGCACAGGGTGAAGGTCTCCAGGTCGAGGTCGACGTCGTTGAAGAACTCGGTGCCGACGCCTACGTCTACGGCCACACCACGCTGGACGGCAAGGACCACGACATCGTGGCACGCGTCGACGGCCGTCGCCCCCCGCTGAAGGGCGACACCATCTTCGTCCGTCCGCAGTCGGGTCACGTGCACCTGTTCGACACCAAGACCGGTCTGCGCCTGGGCGCTTGA
- a CDS encoding DUF4032 domain-containing protein codes for MTDENSAQWHDEPTDYAQVGKLPRFEAASAKDDKVLAVSSSLNITAASADPELLDLPWHIALEDWPAENLAALPRGISRHIVRFAHLGGSVIAIKETSEHVARHEYHMLRKLARLDVPCVVPVAVITGRTTPDGRPLNPVLVTRHLKFSMPYRALFSQMLRKDTLTRLIDAQALLMVRLHLIGFYWGDVSLSNTLFRRDAGAFAAYLVDAETGELYPDLSTGQREYDLEIARVNIAGELMDLLDGGLIEEKVDPVATSELIMESYRRLWAELTEKESFELGERWRVGARIRRLNELGFDVEEYAIKTTQNGSTIQLQPKVVDAGHHMRRLLRLTGLDAQENQARRLLNDMDSFRADNNPEMDEEYSAHLWVSQVFEPIVRSIPRDLSRKLEPAEAVHEVLEHRWYMSEDQARHIPLAEAVQSYIDSVLRHRRDEAAIMLNPDTGMLKILEVETEESSRYGADESIEEYPDVDD; via the coding sequence ATGACCGATGAAAACAGCGCACAGTGGCACGACGAGCCCACGGACTACGCGCAGGTCGGCAAACTGCCGCGGTTCGAGGCAGCGAGCGCCAAGGATGACAAGGTCCTTGCCGTTTCCAGCTCGCTGAACATCACCGCGGCATCCGCGGATCCCGAACTCCTGGACCTGCCCTGGCACATCGCCCTGGAGGATTGGCCAGCCGAGAACCTGGCAGCGCTCCCCCGCGGCATCTCGCGGCACATCGTGCGGTTCGCGCACCTGGGCGGCTCCGTCATCGCCATCAAGGAAACGTCCGAACACGTGGCCCGCCACGAGTACCACATGCTCCGCAAGCTGGCCCGCCTGGACGTCCCGTGCGTTGTCCCGGTAGCAGTCATCACCGGCCGGACCACCCCGGACGGGCGGCCACTGAACCCCGTACTGGTCACCCGCCACCTGAAGTTCTCCATGCCGTACCGTGCCCTGTTCTCGCAGATGCTGCGCAAGGACACCCTGACCAGGCTCATCGATGCCCAGGCGCTGCTGATGGTCCGGCTGCACCTCATCGGCTTCTACTGGGGCGACGTCTCACTCTCCAATACGCTGTTCCGCCGTGACGCGGGCGCGTTCGCGGCTTATCTGGTGGACGCCGAAACCGGCGAGCTTTATCCCGATCTTTCCACCGGCCAGCGCGAGTATGATCTCGAGATTGCCCGGGTCAACATCGCCGGCGAGCTGATGGACCTCCTGGACGGCGGCCTGATCGAGGAGAAGGTGGACCCAGTGGCAACCAGCGAACTCATCATGGAGAGCTACCGGCGCCTGTGGGCGGAGCTGACCGAGAAGGAATCCTTCGAACTCGGCGAACGGTGGCGCGTGGGCGCCCGCATCCGCCGCCTCAACGAACTGGGTTTCGACGTCGAAGAGTACGCCATCAAGACCACCCAGAACGGCTCCACCATCCAGCTCCAGCCCAAGGTGGTGGACGCCGGCCACCACATGCGCCGGCTGCTGCGCCTGACCGGACTGGACGCCCAGGAAAACCAGGCCCGGCGCCTGCTCAATGACATGGACTCCTTCCGGGCGGACAACAACCCGGAGATGGACGAGGAATACAGCGCCCACCTCTGGGTCAGTCAGGTCTTCGAGCCGATAGTGCGCTCAATCCCCCGCGATCTGTCCCGCAAACTTGAGCCGGCGGAGGCAGTCCACGAGGTGCTGGAGCACCGCTGGTATATGTCCGAGGACCAGGCCCGCCACATACCACTCGCGGAGGCTGTGCAGTCCTACATCGATTCCGTCCTGCGGCACCGCCGGGACGAAGCCGCCATCATGCTGAACCCGGACACGGGGATGCTGAAGATCCTCGAAGTGGAAACCGAGGAGTCCTCCCGCTATGGCGCCGACGAATCCATCGAAGAGTACCCTGACGTCGACGACTGA
- a CDS encoding MFS transporter — translation MTFTPFSVLRVALSALVSTVSTIFGVYALSFAVNTVHLDRSTMLWVGVATNLVALASIPLWAMLADRFGRKPVYIFGVLGSGMLMFLYLAVLSGGNYFLIFIVAILMSGIVYQAQNGIFPAFYSEMFPTRVRLSGMAIGTQIGFAIAGFAPSIAAAIAGPGISGWVPVAAMTLIACVIAAIAASTAGETAKMTLQDIEEAADLKSNHALTGARS, via the coding sequence ATGACGTTTACGCCCTTCAGCGTCCTTCGGGTCGCCCTCTCGGCCCTGGTATCCACCGTCAGCACCATCTTCGGTGTTTACGCCCTGTCCTTCGCGGTAAACACCGTACATCTGGACAGGTCAACGATGCTGTGGGTCGGCGTCGCCACCAACCTCGTAGCCCTGGCCTCCATCCCGCTCTGGGCCATGCTCGCCGACCGCTTCGGCCGCAAGCCCGTCTACATCTTCGGTGTCCTGGGCAGCGGCATGCTGATGTTCCTCTACCTCGCCGTGCTCTCCGGCGGGAACTACTTCCTGATCTTCATCGTCGCAATCCTGATGTCCGGCATCGTCTACCAAGCCCAGAACGGCATCTTCCCGGCCTTCTACTCCGAAATGTTCCCCACCCGAGTCCGCCTCTCCGGCATGGCCATCGGCACCCAGATCGGATTCGCCATCGCCGGTTTCGCCCCCAGCATCGCCGCCGCCATCGCCGGGCCGGGCATAAGTGGTTGGGTCCCGGTCGCGGCCATGACGCTCATTGCCTGCGTCATCGCTGCCATCGCCGCCTCCACCGCCGGGGAAACCGCCAAGATGACCCTGCAGGACATCGAAGAAGCCGCAGACCTCAAGAGCAACCATGCACTCACCGGTGCGCGCAGCTGA
- a CDS encoding DsbA family protein, with product MSPANEIRKSKAERTSEAREKARLIREAQLTKDKRNKLLIGWGIVVAVVAILVVVGLVVTTTMRQNAPIADQGPAPANGNVNGGITLLANTDVAKLEAATVDAASVGEPPKTAPAEVVAPGAEAEAGKPVKVVLYVDFICPVCKNFEAQYNEQLTALRNEGKISVEYRALGFLDNRSSTNYSSRAANAAACVVNGSPEKYAEFVDSLFANQPAEGTAGLSDDRLKTMATDIGAKNIDTCIDEKTYRPYVKFTTKQAAAIGVTGTPTVFVDGQQWGKGASAQTPFPDFLQAAITAKG from the coding sequence ATGAGCCCCGCAAATGAAATACGTAAGTCCAAGGCTGAGCGAACCTCGGAGGCGCGCGAGAAGGCACGCCTGATCCGTGAGGCGCAGCTGACGAAGGACAAGCGCAACAAGCTGCTGATCGGCTGGGGCATTGTGGTGGCCGTGGTGGCCATCCTTGTGGTGGTGGGGCTGGTGGTGACCACAACGATGCGGCAGAACGCCCCGATCGCTGACCAGGGGCCGGCGCCGGCCAACGGCAACGTCAACGGTGGCATCACCTTGCTGGCCAATACCGACGTCGCGAAGCTGGAAGCAGCCACCGTTGACGCAGCCTCCGTGGGGGAGCCCCCGAAAACCGCGCCGGCTGAAGTAGTTGCCCCCGGTGCCGAAGCTGAGGCCGGAAAGCCGGTCAAGGTGGTCCTGTACGTTGACTTCATCTGCCCGGTTTGCAAGAACTTCGAGGCACAGTACAACGAGCAGTTGACGGCGCTCCGCAACGAGGGCAAGATCTCGGTGGAATACCGGGCGCTCGGGTTCCTGGACAACCGGTCCTCCACGAACTACTCCTCCCGTGCAGCCAACGCCGCCGCGTGTGTTGTGAATGGGTCTCCGGAGAAGTACGCGGAGTTTGTGGACTCGCTGTTCGCCAACCAGCCTGCCGAAGGTACTGCCGGTCTTTCCGACGACAGGCTCAAGACCATGGCCACGGACATCGGCGCCAAGAACATTGACACCTGCATCGACGAGAAGACCTACCGTCCGTACGTGAAGTTCACAACCAAGCAGGCCGCGGCGATCGGCGTCACCGGCACGCCTACGGTGTTTGTGGACGGCCAGCAGTGGGGCAAGGGTGCCAGTGCGCAGACCCCGTTCCCTGACTTCCTACAGGCAGCGATCACCGCGAAGGGCTAA
- a CDS encoding ComEC/Rec2 family competence protein, producing MIEIDFLPVENPDESSTRSGDAIAARFTPPGSSTPVVVVFDAGFTDIGDSLANHIEQHYNTTHIDYVVSTHPDADHINGLITLLDRCTVGELLMHLPWLHTSNAGELSNYEKIAELYLKAKKSGVTITEPFEGITRGGGALQILGPTVDLYRESLNEELSHYAEGNASFSSLFASAGPLATLKKTLERALALFPVETLTDTDDTSPRNQASVITLLDVDGRRHLLTGDAGIRGLNNAADAYENTYGALGASPLSFIQAPHHGSHHNVGPTVLDRLLGPKEQGFGAPTIFISSARLSEKHPSPRVTNAFGRRGGRVYVTEGKIIGHSHNAPARSGWSSATVLSPLVEDDA from the coding sequence TTGATCGAGATTGATTTCCTTCCTGTCGAGAACCCGGACGAATCCTCTACACGCAGCGGTGATGCGATTGCCGCCAGGTTCACCCCTCCCGGCAGTTCTACTCCCGTTGTTGTGGTCTTCGATGCGGGGTTCACCGACATCGGCGATAGCCTGGCCAACCACATCGAACAGCACTACAACACGACGCACATTGATTACGTAGTGTCCACCCACCCCGATGCTGACCACATTAATGGCCTGATCACCCTGCTCGATCGCTGCACGGTGGGTGAACTGCTGATGCATCTGCCATGGCTGCATACCAGCAACGCCGGTGAGTTGAGCAACTACGAGAAGATCGCAGAACTGTACCTCAAAGCCAAGAAGTCCGGGGTCACTATCACCGAGCCGTTCGAGGGAATCACCCGGGGCGGTGGTGCCCTCCAGATCCTTGGCCCCACCGTGGACTTGTACCGCGAAAGTTTGAATGAAGAACTTTCACATTATGCAGAAGGTAACGCCTCTTTTAGCTCATTGTTTGCGTCAGCCGGTCCACTCGCTACGCTCAAGAAGACGTTGGAGCGGGCTCTTGCACTGTTTCCGGTCGAGACGCTGACCGACACTGACGACACGTCTCCTCGAAACCAGGCGTCCGTAATCACGCTCCTTGACGTCGACGGCAGGCGCCACCTTCTTACCGGCGACGCCGGCATTCGCGGACTTAACAACGCCGCTGATGCCTACGAGAACACTTACGGTGCCCTAGGCGCGTCACCTCTTTCATTCATTCAAGCCCCTCATCATGGCAGCCATCACAACGTGGGTCCGACCGTGCTGGATCGCCTGCTCGGACCAAAAGAACAAGGGTTCGGAGCGCCCACAATATTCATCTCAAGTGCACGCCTCTCTGAAAAGCATCCTTCCCCCCGCGTGACCAATGCGTTCGGACGGCGTGGCGGGCGGGTGTATGTGACTGAAGGAAAAATCATCGGCCACAGCCACAACGCTCCCGCCAGGTCTGGCTGGTCTTCCGCGACCGTGCTTAGCCCTCTTGTCGAAGACGATGCCTAA
- the otsB gene encoding trehalose-phosphatase, producing MTPDARPAKGPLALSPELRQAARRIAQTEHLLVALDFDGTISPIVDRADDARPLPRSAAAFAGLAALPRTTTALLSGRALASLRAVASPPVDTLLIGSHGAEAWLGPGSAELTLDEAQRLLLAEVRGVLEEIVEQAPGTLLEDKPAGVVLHTRLATDDVAEDAVAAARSVLQDRKGVFLKNGKRVLETSVVNASKGEGLTFLRQITGATAVLFAGDDVTDEDALARLESGDVGVKVGLDFTQAEFRVEAPAHVAELLEALLQERSLVVAEEEPGTD from the coding sequence ATGACTCCTGACGCCCGCCCCGCCAAAGGCCCGCTGGCCTTGTCCCCCGAACTCCGGCAGGCCGCCCGGCGCATCGCCCAGACGGAACACCTGCTCGTGGCGCTGGACTTCGACGGCACCATCTCCCCGATTGTCGACCGTGCCGACGACGCCCGTCCCCTTCCGCGCTCGGCCGCCGCTTTCGCCGGGCTCGCCGCCCTTCCACGCACGACGACGGCACTCCTCTCAGGCAGGGCCCTCGCCAGCCTGCGCGCGGTCGCCTCGCCCCCGGTGGACACGCTGCTGATCGGCAGCCATGGCGCCGAGGCGTGGCTGGGCCCCGGCTCCGCGGAGCTGACACTCGATGAAGCTCAGCGCCTGCTGCTGGCCGAAGTCCGCGGTGTCCTCGAAGAAATCGTTGAGCAGGCACCGGGCACGCTCCTCGAAGACAAGCCCGCAGGCGTAGTCCTGCATACCCGGCTGGCCACGGACGATGTTGCCGAGGACGCGGTGGCTGCGGCCCGTTCCGTTCTCCAGGACCGCAAGGGCGTTTTCCTGAAGAACGGCAAACGCGTCCTGGAAACATCGGTAGTCAACGCCTCCAAGGGCGAGGGCCTGACGTTCCTGCGCCAGATCACCGGGGCCACTGCGGTCCTCTTCGCCGGCGACGACGTCACGGACGAGGACGCCCTGGCGCGCCTGGAATCCGGCGATGTGGGCGTCAAGGTGGGCCTGGACTTCACCCAGGCCGAGTTCCGGGTGGAAGCCCCGGCCCACGTGGCAGAACTGCTCGAAGCGCTCCTGCAGGAACGGAGCCTGGTGGTGGCCGAAGAAGAGCCCGGCACTGACTGA
- a CDS encoding creatininase family protein → MESCRVAAEVMPGHEVDSKKVRWEELLPREFRARQEQTPIVYLPLGLCEPHGHVAAFGLDTFKAVWLCEQAASRLGGIVAPTQGYQIHETGYHRPWLKEVIGETNPNLGSVPPDVLLRMLLLQLRAFVNAGFRVAVILTGHHGNQADLRIVAEEVMQVRPIRIVTVSDPELARGAFDGDHAGRYEISQLLFIRPDLVDLTRVGDIDTSPLGRFAQGEDAAEASTEYGRAILEYSLDELERQIHAALPYEDAIDPLGIDETDEIWQRILARKGEWRTLSERNPDLAHES, encoded by the coding sequence ATGGAGAGCTGCCGAGTAGCGGCGGAGGTCATGCCGGGTCACGAGGTGGATTCCAAAAAAGTCCGCTGGGAAGAGCTGCTTCCCCGCGAATTCAGGGCACGCCAGGAGCAGACACCCATTGTGTACCTACCCCTTGGCCTGTGCGAACCGCACGGCCATGTTGCGGCTTTCGGCCTCGACACATTTAAAGCGGTATGGCTGTGCGAACAAGCAGCCAGTCGCTTGGGAGGGATCGTAGCCCCCACCCAGGGCTACCAGATTCACGAGACCGGGTACCACCGACCATGGCTAAAGGAAGTCATCGGCGAAACCAATCCGAATCTCGGCAGCGTCCCACCCGACGTCCTGCTCCGCATGCTCCTCCTCCAGCTCCGGGCATTCGTCAACGCCGGCTTCCGAGTCGCCGTCATCCTCACTGGACACCACGGCAACCAGGCGGACCTGCGCATCGTCGCCGAAGAGGTCATGCAGGTCCGACCGATCCGAATAGTGACCGTCAGCGATCCGGAGCTCGCCAGGGGCGCCTTCGACGGAGACCACGCCGGCCGGTACGAGATCTCCCAGCTACTCTTCATCAGGCCCGATCTCGTGGACCTCACCCGCGTAGGAGACATCGACACAAGCCCGCTGGGCCGATTCGCCCAAGGGGAAGACGCCGCCGAGGCAAGCACGGAATACGGCCGCGCCATCCTGGAGTACAGTCTCGACGAGCTGGAGCGGCAAATCCATGCCGCTCTACCATATGAAGACGCGATAGACCCCTTGGGGATTGACGAGACCGACGAGATCTGGCAAAGGATCCTAGCCCGTAAGGGCGAATGGCGCACCCTATCCGAACGCAACCCGGACCTCGCCCACGAGTCCTGA
- a CDS encoding alpha,alpha-trehalose-phosphate synthase (UDP-forming) — protein MQTPVQEKPTAVPATGAAASSHSTAATYDFMVVSNRLPVDRCAPGESGDDGSGWRRSPGGLVTALAPMMTKTDGAWVGWHGAPDETVEPFSHGGMDLVPVQLSNDDVELYYEGFSNATLWPLYHDVIAPPEFHRTWWDAYRRVNQRFADAVVRHAGQGATVWVQDYQLQLVPRLLRQARPDLRIGFFNHIPFPPPEIFAQLPWRQAIIDGLMGADLVGFQRPSDAGNFMRSARRFLGASVKQQQVHVKGKYGEITHIARAQAFPISIDVAQISELAHNPEIIERARQIRQDLGNPKTILLGVDRLDYTKGIRHRLKAFEELLNEGKLTVGDATLIQVASPSRERVEQYRLLREEIEGTVGHINGTYDTIQNTAVRYLHHSYPVEEMVALYLAADVMLVTALRDGMNLVAKEYVTARKDNDGALVLSEFAGAADQLKQALLMNPHDIDGLKDTIMRAVDLPPKDAARRMRSMRKQILEHDVDHWSADFLAALNEKVVRDDS, from the coding sequence ATGCAAACACCCGTCCAAGAAAAACCAACAGCTGTACCTGCAACCGGCGCCGCCGCGAGCAGCCACAGCACGGCCGCCACGTACGATTTCATGGTTGTCTCCAACAGGCTGCCCGTTGACCGCTGCGCGCCAGGTGAGAGCGGCGACGACGGCTCCGGCTGGCGCCGCTCCCCCGGCGGCCTGGTGACTGCCCTCGCACCCATGATGACCAAGACCGACGGCGCGTGGGTGGGTTGGCACGGCGCCCCTGACGAAACCGTCGAGCCTTTCAGCCACGGCGGCATGGACCTCGTGCCCGTCCAGCTGAGCAACGACGACGTTGAGCTCTACTACGAGGGTTTCTCCAACGCCACCCTGTGGCCCCTCTACCACGACGTCATCGCCCCGCCGGAGTTCCACAGAACCTGGTGGGACGCCTACCGCAGGGTCAACCAAAGGTTCGCCGACGCCGTCGTACGCCATGCCGGCCAGGGCGCCACGGTGTGGGTCCAGGACTACCAGCTGCAGCTGGTGCCGCGGCTGCTGCGCCAAGCGCGGCCGGACCTGCGGATCGGGTTCTTCAACCACATCCCCTTCCCCCCGCCGGAAATCTTCGCGCAGCTGCCGTGGCGGCAGGCCATCATCGATGGCCTGATGGGCGCAGACCTGGTGGGCTTCCAGCGCCCCAGCGACGCCGGTAACTTCATGCGCTCCGCCCGCCGCTTCTTGGGCGCCAGCGTCAAGCAGCAGCAGGTGCACGTGAAGGGTAAGTACGGCGAGATCACGCACATCGCCAGGGCCCAGGCCTTCCCCATCTCCATCGACGTGGCCCAGATCAGCGAACTGGCCCACAACCCTGAGATCATCGAGCGTGCACGCCAGATCCGCCAGGACCTCGGCAACCCCAAGACCATCCTCCTGGGCGTGGACCGGCTCGATTACACCAAGGGCATCCGGCACCGGCTCAAGGCTTTTGAGGAACTCCTGAACGAAGGCAAGCTGACGGTCGGCGACGCAACGCTGATCCAGGTTGCCAGCCCCAGCCGTGAACGGGTCGAGCAGTACCGCCTGCTGCGCGAGGAAATCGAAGGCACCGTCGGCCACATCAACGGCACCTACGACACCATCCAGAACACCGCCGTCCGCTACCTGCACCACAGCTACCCCGTGGAAGAGATGGTGGCGCTCTACCTCGCCGCCGACGTCATGCTGGTGACCGCACTGCGGGACGGCATGAACCTCGTGGCCAAGGAATACGTCACCGCCCGCAAGGACAACGACGGCGCCCTGGTCCTCAGCGAGTTCGCCGGCGCCGCAGACCAGCTCAAGCAGGCGCTGCTGATGAACCCGCACGACATCGACGGCCTCAAGGACACCATCATGCGGGCCGTCGATCTGCCTCCCAAAGACGCCGCGCGCCGCATGCGGTCCATGCGGAAGCAGATCCTGGAGCACGACGTCGACCACTGGTCAGCTGACTTCCTGGCCGCCCTGAATGAGAAAGTTGTGCGCGATGACTCCTGA